A region from the Tahibacter amnicola genome encodes:
- a CDS encoding flavohemoglobin expression-modulating QEGLA motif protein, with protein sequence MAAVGVIPGESDVLARCTALDRRLVAAVRGIRLLQAISWPATAQESFLSDWQNGRRRLPTIHYAAPDLAEERAELIAIHDEAPAGHPIGEYLRRSADSWRVATQLLESVGTSHITEHSVRLYGRPGDKLPGAELTNLDAARHFIGLAGELDQEILSSDADYCIPAETLRAELQQQLDAFFQFHKIQVEIDPELLAKAAAGPTRIRLRSATCFSEYDRHQLVEHEAFVHSLTGLNGREQPNLQSLGRSSPRVTATQEGLAVFAELMSGSIDIERMKRISLRIVAIHMALAGADFIEVFQFFLESGQTEADSFASAQRVFRGAPVDGGVAFTKDNVYLHGLLTVHTFFRWALKHRRLALCHALFAGKMALHDVIALEPYFDSGYLAQPLYLPPWAKRANGLAGMLAFSLFANHIRIARVEAEDLVLGL encoded by the coding sequence ATGGCTGCCGTTGGCGTGATACCGGGCGAATCCGATGTACTGGCGCGCTGCACGGCGCTGGACCGGCGCCTGGTTGCCGCCGTGCGCGGCATCCGCCTGTTGCAGGCGATCAGCTGGCCGGCGACGGCGCAGGAATCCTTCCTGTCGGACTGGCAGAACGGCCGGCGGCGTCTGCCCACGATCCATTACGCCGCACCGGACCTCGCCGAGGAACGGGCCGAGCTTATTGCGATTCATGATGAGGCGCCGGCGGGCCATCCGATCGGCGAGTACCTGCGGCGTAGCGCCGATTCCTGGCGGGTCGCCACCCAGTTGCTCGAGTCGGTCGGCACCTCGCACATCACTGAGCATTCGGTACGGCTGTATGGCCGTCCCGGCGACAAGCTGCCCGGTGCCGAGCTGACCAACCTGGACGCCGCGCGCCACTTCATCGGCCTCGCTGGTGAGCTGGACCAGGAGATTCTGTCCAGCGACGCGGACTACTGCATTCCCGCGGAGACCCTTCGGGCGGAACTGCAGCAGCAGCTCGACGCCTTTTTCCAGTTCCACAAGATACAAGTGGAGATCGACCCGGAATTGCTGGCCAAGGCCGCGGCCGGGCCCACGCGTATCCGGCTGCGTTCGGCCACCTGTTTCAGCGAATACGACCGTCACCAACTGGTCGAGCATGAGGCCTTCGTCCACTCGCTGACGGGGCTGAATGGCCGTGAGCAGCCGAATCTGCAGTCACTGGGCCGGTCCTCGCCGCGGGTGACGGCCACCCAGGAAGGCCTGGCGGTTTTTGCGGAGCTGATGTCCGGATCCATCGATATCGAACGCATGAAGCGGATTTCGCTGCGCATCGTGGCCATCCACATGGCGCTCGCCGGCGCGGACTTCATCGAGGTATTCCAGTTCTTCCTGGAATCGGGACAGACCGAAGCGGACAGTTTCGCCTCTGCCCAGCGCGTGTTCCGCGGCGCGCCGGTCGATGGCGGCGTGGCGTTCACGAAGGACAACGTGTACCTGCATGGACTCCTGACGGTACACACGTTCTTCCGCTGGGCACTCAAGCATCGGCGGCTGGCGCTGTGCCATGCCCTGTTCGCTGGCAAGATGGCGCTGCACGACGTCATCGCCCTCGAACCGTACTTTGATAGCGGTTACCTGGCCCAGCCGCTGTACTTGCCGCCCTGGGCAAAACGCGCCAACGGACTGGCCGGCATGCTCGCTTTCTCGTTGTTTGCAAACCACATCCGCATCGCGCGGGTGGAGGCCGAGGACCTGGTACTCGGCCTGTAG
- a CDS encoding NADP-dependent malic enzyme — protein MSNADELKQAALDYHRQSPAGKIKVTPTKALVTQRDLALAYSPGVAAACDVIVEDPAEVSTVTARGNLVAVITNGTAVLGLGPIGPLAAKPVMEGKGVLFQKFAGIDVFDIEIDERDPDKLVDIIASLEPTFGGINLEDIKAPECFAVERKLRERVKIPVFHDDQHGTAIIVGSAVINALQVVGKEIGQVRVAASGAGAAGIACLDMLVQLGVKPENIAVCDRLGVVYKGRAEDMDEAKARYARDTTARTLADIVDGADIFLGLSAAGVLKAEMVEKMAANPIILALANPTPEILPEVAKAVRPDAIIATGRSDYPNQVNNALCFPYIFRGALDVGATTINEAMKVACVHAIASLARREVSDVAARAYGGKPLSFGPDYLIPQPFDPRLLVELAPAVAEAATRSGVATRPIPDINAYREKLTSFVFRTGLMMKPVFDRAKAEPKRVAYAEGEEETVLRAVQVVVDEGFAKPILIGRPEVIEKRIERIGLRLKAGVDFELCNINDDPRFNDYWQHYHRIMERRGVSPSLAKAVVRSRSTVIASLMVERGDADAMICGVVGRYGKKLQYIKDIIGLDPGVQKPAAMSAVFNDKGVFFFLDTHVQHDPCAEDLAEATLQAALRLKLFGVPPKVALLSHSNFGASDSPSAAKMRRVFEIIKKRAPKLEVEGELQADAAMIQEIRERIFPNSQLNGCANVFVFPNLDAANISFNMTRAMTDGVVLGPILMGIAKPAHVLTPSATVRRVVNMTAIAGVEAQIRAQNRSGSAD, from the coding sequence ATGTCCAACGCCGACGAACTCAAGCAAGCCGCCCTCGACTATCACCGCCAGTCGCCCGCCGGAAAGATCAAGGTCACTCCGACCAAGGCGCTGGTCACCCAACGCGACCTCGCCCTGGCCTATTCGCCGGGCGTTGCCGCCGCCTGCGACGTGATCGTCGAGGACCCGGCCGAAGTCTCGACCGTAACGGCGCGCGGCAATCTCGTCGCCGTCATCACCAACGGTACGGCGGTCCTGGGCCTGGGCCCGATCGGGCCGCTCGCCGCCAAGCCCGTGATGGAAGGCAAGGGTGTCCTGTTCCAGAAGTTCGCGGGTATCGATGTCTTTGATATCGAAATCGACGAGCGCGACCCGGACAAACTCGTCGACATCATCGCCAGCCTTGAGCCCACGTTCGGCGGCATCAACCTGGAAGACATCAAGGCGCCCGAGTGCTTCGCCGTGGAGCGCAAGCTGCGCGAGCGGGTCAAGATCCCGGTCTTCCACGACGACCAGCACGGCACTGCCATCATCGTCGGTTCCGCCGTCATCAACGCGTTGCAGGTCGTCGGCAAGGAAATCGGCCAGGTGCGCGTGGCTGCCTCCGGCGCCGGTGCCGCCGGCATCGCCTGCCTCGACATGCTTGTCCAGCTGGGCGTGAAACCCGAGAACATCGCGGTTTGCGACCGTCTGGGCGTGGTCTACAAGGGGCGCGCCGAGGATATGGACGAAGCCAAGGCCCGCTACGCGCGCGATACCACGGCGCGTACCCTGGCCGATATCGTCGATGGCGCGGATATCTTCCTGGGCCTTTCCGCCGCCGGTGTACTGAAGGCCGAGATGGTCGAGAAGATGGCGGCCAACCCCATCATCCTTGCCCTGGCCAACCCGACGCCGGAAATCCTGCCCGAAGTGGCCAAGGCGGTGCGTCCGGATGCCATCATCGCGACGGGCCGCTCGGATTACCCGAATCAGGTCAACAATGCGCTGTGCTTCCCGTACATTTTCCGCGGCGCGCTCGACGTTGGCGCCACGACGATCAACGAGGCGATGAAGGTCGCCTGCGTCCACGCCATCGCTTCGCTGGCGCGGCGCGAGGTCAGCGACGTCGCGGCCCGGGCCTATGGCGGCAAGCCCCTGTCGTTCGGGCCGGACTACCTCATCCCGCAGCCGTTCGATCCGCGCCTGCTGGTCGAGCTGGCGCCGGCCGTGGCCGAAGCCGCAACCCGCTCGGGCGTGGCAACGCGGCCGATACCGGACATCAACGCCTATCGCGAGAAGCTGACCAGCTTCGTGTTCCGCACCGGACTGATGATGAAACCGGTGTTCGACCGCGCCAAGGCCGAGCCCAAGCGCGTGGCCTACGCCGAAGGCGAGGAAGAAACCGTCCTGCGCGCGGTGCAGGTCGTGGTGGACGAAGGCTTTGCAAAGCCCATCCTGATCGGCCGGCCGGAGGTCATCGAAAAGCGCATTGAGCGCATCGGCCTGCGCCTGAAGGCGGGTGTCGATTTCGAGCTGTGCAACATCAACGACGACCCGCGCTTCAACGACTACTGGCAGCACTACCACCGCATCATGGAGCGCCGTGGCGTATCGCCCTCGCTGGCCAAGGCCGTGGTGCGGTCGCGTTCGACGGTGATCGCATCGCTGATGGTGGAGCGCGGTGACGCCGATGCCATGATCTGCGGCGTGGTGGGTCGCTACGGCAAGAAGCTCCAGTACATCAAGGACATCATCGGACTCGATCCGGGCGTGCAGAAACCGGCAGCCATGTCGGCGGTGTTCAATGACAAGGGCGTTTTCTTCTTCCTTGACACCCACGTGCAGCACGATCCCTGTGCCGAAGATCTCGCCGAAGCCACGCTGCAGGCGGCGCTGCGCCTGAAACTCTTCGGCGTGCCGCCGAAGGTTGCGCTGCTGTCGCATTCGAATTTCGGCGCGTCCGATTCGCCATCCGCGGCGAAGATGCGCCGCGTGTTCGAGATCATCAAGAAGCGCGCGCCGAAGCTGGAAGTCGAAGGTGAGCTGCAGGCAGACGCGGCGATGATCCAGGAGATTCGCGAGCGCATCTTCCCGAACTCGCAATTGAACGGTTGTGCCAATGTGTTCGTCTTCCCGAACCTGGACGCCGCGAACATCAGCTTCAACATGACCCGCGCCATGACCGATGGCGTCGTCCTCGGCCCGATCCTCATGGGTATCGCCAAGCCCGCGCACGTGCTGACGCCGTCCGCGACGGTGCGCCGCGTCGTCAACATGACGGCCATCGCCGGCGTCGAGGCCCAGATCCGCGCGCAGAACCGTTCCGGGTCCGCGGACTGA
- the aceE gene encoding pyruvate dehydrogenase (acetyl-transferring), homodimeric type: MNLLQDILNQDLDPTETQEWIDALNAVIGADGPERAHYLLERMVDETRRAGGHLPFQPTTEYINTIPTHLEKRNPGDAALEWRIRSLIRWNALATVVRANRKPGELGGHIASFASSATLYDVGFNHFWRAPSENHPGDLLYIQGHSSPGIYARAYLEGRISEAQLDRYRMEVDGGGLSSYPHPWLMPDFWQTPTVSMGLGPIMAIYQARFWKYLEHRNLMPVTDRKVWCFMGDGETDEPESLGAISLAGRENLDNLVFVINCNLQRLDGPVRGNGKIIQELEGVFRGAGWNVVKVIWGSYWDPLLARDTKGTLRRLMMETVDGEYQACKAFGGAYTRENFFGKYPELREMVANLSDEDIWRLNRGGHDPHKVYAAYAEAMTNANGRPTVILAKTVKGYGMGGAGESMNITHQQKKMDDDAIRAFRDRFNIPVDDDKVAEVPFYHPGKDSPEVQYMLSRRQALGGPLPQRRQKTESLPTPELSALEQITRGSGEREISTTMAFVRGLNLLLRDKAIGPRIVPIVADEARTFGMEGMFRQIGIYAPFGQKYTPQDADQLLYYREDQGGQVLQEGITEAGATCSWIAAATSYSTNNYAMLPFFIFYSMFGMQRVGDLCWAAGDMRARGFLVGGTAGRTTLNGEGLQHEDGHSHLLAGVIPNCRAYDPTFSYEVAVILQDGVRRMLTEQEDVYYYVTVMNENYSHPDMPAGSEQGIIKGMYLFRDGDAPLPGGSPTAAAQPDKQGGSRVPETDGPAPRETTAKPGEVVKSAKASAPAKSLRKDKLPRVQLLGSGTILREVIAAAELLEKDFGVISDIWSCPSFSELRRDGYDAERWNRLHPEGEQRVAHVTQCLKDRVGPVIAATDYVRQYADQIRAFMPDGKRYTVLGTDGYGRSDTRANLRRFFEVDRYYIAHAAIAALAQEGKMHASDVARAMKEWRIDAEKTNPVGV; this comes from the coding sequence GTGAACCTACTGCAGGACATCTTGAACCAGGACCTGGACCCGACGGAGACGCAGGAGTGGATTGACGCACTCAATGCCGTCATCGGTGCCGATGGTCCGGAACGCGCGCACTATCTGCTCGAACGGATGGTCGATGAGACGCGTCGGGCCGGCGGACATCTTCCGTTCCAGCCTACGACCGAGTACATCAATACCATTCCTACACATCTGGAAAAGCGCAATCCCGGCGATGCCGCGCTCGAATGGCGCATCCGTTCGTTGATCCGCTGGAATGCCCTGGCCACGGTCGTTCGCGCCAATCGCAAGCCTGGTGAGCTGGGTGGTCACATCGCCAGCTTTGCCTCGTCCGCCACCCTGTACGACGTCGGCTTCAATCATTTCTGGCGCGCACCGAGCGAGAACCACCCGGGTGACCTGCTCTATATCCAGGGCCATTCCTCGCCCGGCATCTATGCCCGTGCGTACCTGGAAGGGCGCATCAGCGAAGCGCAGCTGGACCGCTACCGCATGGAAGTCGATGGTGGCGGTCTTTCGTCCTACCCGCATCCGTGGCTGATGCCGGACTTCTGGCAGACCCCGACCGTCTCGATGGGCCTGGGGCCCATCATGGCCATCTACCAGGCGCGTTTCTGGAAGTACCTCGAGCACCGCAACCTGATGCCGGTCACCGATCGCAAGGTCTGGTGCTTCATGGGCGACGGCGAGACAGACGAACCCGAGTCGCTGGGTGCCATCTCCCTGGCCGGTCGCGAAAATCTCGACAACCTCGTCTTCGTCATTAACTGCAATCTGCAGCGTCTGGACGGCCCGGTGCGCGGCAACGGCAAGATCATCCAGGAACTGGAGGGTGTCTTCCGCGGTGCCGGCTGGAACGTGGTCAAGGTGATCTGGGGTTCGTACTGGGATCCGCTCCTGGCGCGCGACACCAAGGGCACGCTGCGCCGCCTGATGATGGAAACCGTCGACGGCGAATACCAGGCCTGCAAGGCGTTCGGCGGCGCGTACACGCGCGAGAACTTCTTCGGCAAATATCCCGAACTGCGCGAGATGGTGGCCAACCTGTCCGACGAGGACATCTGGCGCCTGAACCGCGGCGGCCATGATCCGCACAAGGTCTACGCGGCTTATGCCGAAGCCATGACCAACGCCAACGGCCGGCCGACGGTGATCCTGGCCAAGACGGTCAAGGGTTACGGCATGGGCGGCGCGGGTGAGTCGATGAACATCACCCACCAGCAGAAGAAGATGGACGACGATGCGATCCGCGCCTTTCGCGATCGCTTCAACATCCCGGTGGACGACGACAAGGTCGCCGAGGTGCCGTTCTACCACCCGGGCAAGGATTCGCCCGAAGTGCAGTACATGCTCTCGCGCCGCCAGGCGCTGGGCGGGCCGTTGCCGCAGCGCCGGCAGAAGACCGAATCGCTGCCCACGCCGGAACTGTCGGCGCTGGAGCAGATCACGCGCGGCAGTGGCGAGCGCGAGATCTCCACCACCATGGCCTTCGTGCGTGGCCTGAACCTGCTGTTGCGCGACAAGGCCATTGGCCCCCGCATCGTTCCCATCGTGGCCGACGAAGCGCGCACCTTCGGCATGGAAGGCATGTTCCGCCAGATCGGCATCTACGCGCCGTTCGGCCAGAAGTACACGCCGCAGGACGCCGACCAGCTCCTCTATTACCGCGAGGACCAGGGCGGCCAGGTGCTGCAGGAAGGCATCACCGAGGCGGGCGCCACCTGCAGCTGGATCGCCGCGGCGACCAGCTACAGCACGAACAACTACGCGATGCTGCCGTTCTTCATTTTCTATTCGATGTTCGGCATGCAGCGCGTGGGCGACCTGTGCTGGGCGGCCGGCGACATGCGTGCGCGCGGCTTCCTGGTCGGCGGTACGGCGGGCCGCACCACGCTCAACGGCGAGGGGCTGCAGCACGAGGACGGCCACAGCCACCTGCTGGCCGGCGTCATTCCGAACTGCCGGGCCTACGATCCGACCTTCTCCTATGAAGTCGCCGTGATCCTGCAGGACGGCGTGCGCCGCATGCTCACCGAGCAGGAGGACGTGTACTACTACGTCACGGTGATGAACGAGAACTACAGCCATCCGGACATGCCGGCCGGCAGTGAGCAGGGCATCATCAAGGGCATGTACCTGTTCCGCGACGGCGACGCGCCGTTGCCGGGCGGTTCGCCCACGGCGGCGGCACAGCCGGACAAGCAGGGCGGCAGCCGCGTACCGGAAACCGACGGCCCCGCGCCGCGCGAAACCACCGCCAAGCCGGGCGAAGTGGTGAAGAGCGCGAAGGCGTCCGCACCGGCCAAGTCGCTGCGCAAGGACAAACTTCCGCGCGTGCAGCTGCTCGGTTCGGGCACGATCCTGCGCGAGGTGATCGCGGCGGCCGAACTGCTGGAAAAAGACTTCGGCGTCATCAGCGACATCTGGAGCTGCCCGAGCTTCTCGGAGCTGCGCCGTGACGGCTACGACGCCGAGCGTTGGAACCGCCTGCATCCGGAAGGCGAACAGCGCGTCGCCCATGTGACGCAGTGCCTGAAGGATCGTGTCGGCCCGGTCATTGCGGCGACCGACTACGTGCGCCAGTACGCCGACCAGATCCGCGCCTTCATGCCGGATGGCAAGCGCTACACCGTGCTGGGCACCGACGGCTACGGCCGTTCGGACACCCGCGCCAACCTGCGCCGCTTCTTCGAGGTGGACCGCTACTACATTGCGCACGCGGCCATCGCGGCACTGGCGCAGGAAGGAAAGATGCATGCCTCCGACGTGGCGCGGGCCATGAAGGAATGGCGCATCGATGCGGAGAAGACGAACCCCGTCGGGGTTTGA
- the gstA gene encoding glutathione transferase GstA, whose amino-acid sequence MKLYFAPGTCSLSPHIVLRELGLAFDLVKVDLATKTSADGADFTAINPKGYVPALQLDDGRVLTEGPAIVQYLADLKPASGLAPANGTFERYQLQEWLNFISTEIHKQFSPLFNAANPDSVKEAQKKKLAQRFQEIARTLEKQDFLTGPTFSVADAYFFTVLQWSKFFQIDLNQWPAIARFVERVGARPAVAAAVLEEAQAKKAA is encoded by the coding sequence ATGAAACTGTATTTCGCTCCTGGCACGTGCTCGCTGTCGCCGCATATCGTCCTGCGCGAGCTCGGCCTGGCATTTGACCTCGTGAAGGTCGACCTTGCCACCAAGACCTCCGCCGATGGCGCCGATTTCACCGCGATCAACCCGAAAGGCTATGTGCCGGCGCTGCAACTGGACGATGGCCGGGTGCTGACCGAAGGCCCCGCGATCGTGCAGTACCTTGCCGACCTCAAGCCCGCCAGCGGCCTGGCGCCGGCCAACGGAACCTTTGAGCGCTACCAGCTGCAGGAATGGCTCAACTTCATCTCCACCGAAATCCACAAGCAGTTCAGCCCTCTCTTCAACGCGGCCAACCCCGATTCGGTGAAGGAAGCACAGAAGAAAAAGCTGGCCCAGCGCTTCCAGGAAATCGCGCGTACGCTGGAAAAGCAGGACTTCCTGACCGGCCCGACCTTCTCGGTGGCGGACGCGTACTTCTTCACCGTGCTGCAGTGGAGCAAGTTCTTCCAGATCGATCTCAATCAGTGGCCGGCGATCGCGCGATTTGTCGAGCGCGTAGGGGCGCGCCCGGCCGTTGCCGCGGCAGTGCTGGAAGAAGCACAAGCAAAGAAGGCGGCGTGA
- a CDS encoding antibiotic biosynthesis monooxygenase family protein yields MIARVWRGVTLAEKAEEYLEHLRQTGLRDFAQTPGNRGVYVIRRVQGEHCEFQIISLWDSMDAVRRFAGKEAERSRYYAQDDEFLLEMEPLVRHYEVAEHIPEPEKT; encoded by the coding sequence ATGATTGCCCGTGTCTGGCGCGGCGTGACGCTCGCCGAGAAGGCCGAGGAGTACCTGGAGCACCTGCGCCAGACAGGATTGCGTGATTTTGCGCAAACCCCGGGCAATCGCGGTGTCTACGTCATTCGCCGCGTACAAGGTGAACATTGCGAATTCCAGATTATTTCCCTTTGGGATTCCATGGACGCCGTCCGTCGCTTCGCCGGCAAGGAAGCCGAACGTTCGCGCTACTACGCCCAGGACGACGAATTCCTGCTGGAAATGGAACCGCTGGTGCGCCACTACGAAGTGGCGGAGCACATTCCGGAGCCGGAAAAAACGTGA
- a CDS encoding sodium:calcium antiporter has translation MVTGLGGLAAGALLIVLGGDSLAKGLTGTALNLRMSGIRTGLLVSGLAAALPALAASGMALAAGRPAMALGCGVGAALAALGLGLGLGASIRSLDVQARIPTLILAVILVAALTAGLLSWDGRLAAGDGVGLAGILVFVVAMVWRRAPREATTVQQAFATAVETRREPSRVALRVAVGAAVLVAGAHLAVRAISGLGTATDAADFLAGATVLGVVASLPLAASTAMASLLRQGDLAVGTSLMAAVATLCGAVGLCALVRPLSIPRQWLAFDLVAVLLFAVALIPMLRSDARLTRAEGATVLTAWVAYVLWRAFLASGG, from the coding sequence ATGGTGACAGGACTGGGCGGCCTCGCGGCCGGCGCACTGCTGATCGTGCTGGGCGGCGACTCCCTGGCCAAAGGGCTGACCGGTACCGCCCTCAACCTGCGCATGTCGGGGATCCGGACCGGCTTGCTGGTCAGCGGACTGGCCGCAGCGCTGCCCGCGCTGGCGGCAAGCGGCATGGCGCTGGCTGCGGGGCGGCCCGCAATGGCGCTGGGCTGCGGGGTGGGGGCGGCACTGGCGGCGCTGGGACTGGGGCTGGGGCTCGGCGCGTCGATCCGGTCGCTGGACGTCCAGGCGCGTATCCCCACACTGATCCTGGCAGTGATCCTTGTTGCCGCGTTGACCGCGGGTCTCCTGAGCTGGGACGGGCGCCTCGCGGCGGGTGACGGCGTCGGCCTGGCTGGCATTCTCGTGTTCGTTGTTGCGATGGTATGGAGGCGTGCACCCCGGGAAGCCACCACGGTGCAACAGGCGTTTGCCACGGCGGTTGAAACACGGCGCGAGCCCTCGCGTGTGGCACTTCGTGTAGCAGTGGGCGCAGCGGTGCTGGTGGCCGGCGCGCACCTGGCGGTACGCGCCATCAGCGGCCTTGGGACGGCGACGGACGCAGCGGATTTCCTGGCGGGCGCTACCGTGCTGGGCGTGGTGGCGAGCCTGCCACTGGCGGCGTCGACGGCGATGGCCAGCCTGCTGCGCCAGGGCGACCTGGCCGTCGGTACCAGCCTGATGGCGGCGGTCGCCACGCTGTGCGGCGCGGTAGGCCTGTGCGCCCTGGTGCGGCCCTTGTCCATTCCGCGCCAATGGCTGGCTTTCGATCTGGTAGCCGTGCTGCTATTTGCCGTGGCGCTGATCCCGATGCTGCGCAGCGACGCCCGCCTGACCCGCGCGGAAGGCGCGACGGTGCTGACGGCATGGGTCGCCTACGTACTGTGGCGGGCCTTCCTGGCCAGTGGCGGATAA
- a CDS encoding sensor histidine kinase: protein MAVLLGAAAAALGWRWKQSEADKARLLAEHQQVEAELKQLQSSQAQVIHTTKLASLGQMVAGVAHELNTPLGFVKSNVEVVCDLLDDYRKLVKAYDAAVQYCQQPVDLMFGADKSSLDKLVKHVEESRRKLFEARTNVEKSPLLTEAKELLADAGDGITQLASLVQNLKGFARVDRDGMDLMDVNEGVESALMIAAHQLRDRIKVVRRFDQVPRVRGMPSQLNQVFLNLITNAAQAMEDEGTLTVTTRAGEGQVEILFADTGCGIPDDVLPKIFDPFFTTKAPGEGTGLGLSIVHKIVKSHGGSIKVRTTPNRGSEFTVMLPSENPAGGRAATLH from the coding sequence GTGGCGGTGCTGCTGGGAGCAGCCGCTGCCGCGCTGGGCTGGCGCTGGAAGCAGTCCGAAGCAGACAAGGCGCGTCTGCTTGCCGAGCACCAGCAAGTCGAGGCTGAACTCAAGCAACTGCAGTCGAGCCAGGCGCAGGTGATCCATACCACCAAGCTGGCATCCCTGGGGCAGATGGTGGCCGGTGTGGCGCACGAGCTGAACACGCCGCTGGGCTTTGTGAAAAGCAATGTCGAGGTCGTGTGCGACCTGCTCGACGACTACCGTAAGCTGGTCAAGGCCTATGATGCGGCCGTGCAGTACTGCCAGCAGCCGGTCGACCTCATGTTCGGAGCCGACAAGTCTTCCCTGGACAAACTCGTCAAGCACGTTGAAGAGTCGCGCCGCAAGCTGTTCGAGGCGCGCACCAACGTGGAAAAGAGCCCGCTCCTGACGGAAGCGAAGGAGCTGCTTGCGGACGCCGGCGACGGCATTACGCAGCTGGCTTCGCTGGTGCAGAATCTCAAGGGATTCGCCCGCGTCGACCGGGACGGCATGGACCTCATGGACGTCAACGAAGGCGTCGAGAGCGCGCTGATGATCGCGGCCCACCAGCTGCGCGACCGGATCAAGGTCGTGCGCCGCTTCGACCAGGTGCCGCGCGTGCGCGGCATGCCTTCGCAGCTCAACCAGGTCTTTCTCAACCTCATCACCAACGCCGCTCAGGCGATGGAAGACGAGGGGACGCTCACCGTCACCACGCGCGCCGGCGAGGGCCAGGTCGAGATCCTGTTTGCCGACACCGGCTGTGGCATTCCGGACGACGTCCTGCCGAAGATATTTGATCCTTTCTTCACAACCAAGGCGCCGGGTGAGGGTACTGGGCTGGGTCTGTCGATCGTGCACAAGATCGTCAAATCCCATGGCGGGTCCATAAAAGTGCGGACCACGCCCAATCGCGGTTCTGAATTTACCGTCATGCTTCCTTCGGAGAATCCGGCCGGAGGTCGCGCCGCTACACTGCATTGA
- a CDS encoding response regulator, with protein sequence MLGHDFEMPENNAPSGVLRVLFVDDEARILRALKALFRDLETFITSDPREAPQLAARHDIDVVVCDQRMPEMLGVDVLREIRASQPRAMRILLTGYSDLKAVLGSVNEGEVYRFVNKPWVNSDLRALVLEAGSIAREAPVVATDQLSPNEQNIARSQVGVLVIEDDPTVQQRLREILQPHYQVRFANTAERALQVLEQHETGVVISETATNHGADLTLMLKALKQYHPHIATVVITERANAQTVIELINEGQVYRMLIKPVRMGSCRLSIDSALGRYWKLKQTPQAVRRYGVTPTVETMQAQAKLPNSLLSRIRSLPARLFGAHRV encoded by the coding sequence ATGCTAGGACACGACTTCGAAATGCCCGAAAACAACGCGCCGAGCGGTGTGCTGCGCGTTCTGTTCGTTGATGACGAAGCGCGCATCCTGCGTGCGCTCAAGGCCTTGTTCCGCGACCTGGAAACATTCATCACTTCCGATCCGCGCGAGGCTCCGCAGCTGGCTGCCAGGCATGATATCGACGTGGTCGTGTGCGACCAGCGCATGCCGGAGATGCTGGGCGTGGATGTCCTGCGCGAGATCCGCGCCAGCCAGCCGCGCGCCATGCGCATCCTGCTGACCGGCTATTCCGACCTCAAGGCCGTGCTGGGCTCGGTCAACGAAGGCGAGGTGTATCGCTTCGTCAACAAGCCCTGGGTCAACTCGGATCTGCGCGCCCTGGTTCTGGAAGCCGGCAGCATCGCGCGCGAGGCGCCGGTGGTGGCCACCGACCAGCTCAGCCCCAACGAACAGAACATCGCCCGCTCGCAGGTCGGCGTTCTGGTTATTGAGGACGACCCGACCGTGCAGCAGCGTCTGCGCGAGATCCTGCAACCGCACTACCAGGTGCGCTTCGCCAATACGGCCGAGCGTGCACTCCAGGTGCTGGAGCAGCACGAAACCGGCGTGGTCATCTCGGAAACCGCCACCAATCACGGCGCCGACCTGACCCTCATGCTCAAGGCGCTCAAGCAATACCATCCGCATATTGCGACCGTGGTCATCACCGAACGCGCCAACGCGCAGACGGTGATCGAGCTGATCAACGAAGGCCAGGTCTACCGCATGCTGATCAAGCCGGTGCGCATGGGGTCGTGCCGCCTGAGCATCGACTCGGCCCTGGGCCGCTACTGGAAGCTCAAGCAGACGCCCCAGGCCGTGCGTCGCTACGGCGTCACGCCGACCGTGGAAACCATGCAGGCCCAGGCCAAGCTGCCCAATTCCCTGCTCAGTCGCATCCGTTCGCTGCCGGCGCGATTGTTCGGCGCACACCGCGTGTGA